One part of the Solirubrobacterales bacterium genome encodes these proteins:
- the recJ gene encoding single-stranded-DNA-specific exonuclease RecJ, which translates to MRTRSSIRGGIGFEADPYSVQAAGALAAELGLSFPTAAILARRGHAETADARRFLAADEAHDPGRFDGIELVGSPVLAAIRERRQITIYGDFDADGVCATAILVGVVRELGGICDWFIPDRIDDGYGLNPNAIRELARRGSELLITVDCGVTAVDEVALARELGLEILVTDHHQAETGQLPDCPILHPELSGYPFPSLCGAAVAAKLGSWLRSEAGEGAAGDEKDLDLVALATVADVMPLIGENRRLVREGIEVARRARRPGMAALLEECRVAAGQLVAEDFGFRLGPRINAAGRMYRADAGVELFLSESPERASEIARELSSANAERRRVEREVLAAAEEKLDGLDESDAAIVVASEGWHPGVVGIVASRLVRKYGRPSVVISLDGERGRGSARSVPDLDLHACLGEVSDQLLGFGGHAAAAGLQIETARIETFRQALGATVQARIGTGTAAVRPRFDVVAGGEELGLDLAEELTKLGPFGNGNPSVSILIPGALVVDEREMGEGRHCRFTVVSGANRAAGVSFGRGSLGVGEGERVDLLAELGLNHWNGAVQPRLVVREVAALPEAEPLPGCEEQEWWTRFEAALAVTGADDVPDPPTEGTGREPEAESRTRIEWSGLPGVRIGELIGSGARVAILTADAGRRWKALGGRGGLGRFRPEAEIAGLWEGSPAAAFEPALGRATVLVSDYVTTARAGLPDRFDEVVLLDPPPGPAELAEAARGSGRLHLVAGADEHEFALAAASHRGDPTADLRDLYRELRSRGAVDDGAGLSAGDLREVLGGTGENRRSPERAALLVRVLEESDLLRGSGHGVDRVLGVVSSVKVELSTSTVFGRHLDRHKEQIEFLRQSQKMI; encoded by the coding sequence GTGAGGACGCGGTCGAGCATTAGAGGCGGCATCGGCTTCGAGGCCGATCCCTACTCGGTCCAGGCGGCTGGTGCTCTCGCTGCTGAACTGGGCCTCTCCTTCCCGACCGCCGCCATTCTGGCCCGCCGCGGCCATGCTGAAACGGCGGACGCCCGTCGGTTCCTGGCTGCCGATGAGGCCCATGACCCGGGCCGGTTCGATGGCATCGAGCTGGTCGGCAGCCCGGTGCTCGCCGCGATCCGGGAACGCCGTCAGATCACGATCTACGGCGACTTCGACGCCGACGGGGTCTGTGCGACCGCGATCCTCGTGGGGGTCGTTCGCGAACTCGGAGGGATCTGTGACTGGTTCATCCCGGACCGGATCGACGACGGATACGGCCTCAATCCGAACGCGATCCGGGAGCTTGCTCGCCGGGGGTCCGAACTTCTGATCACCGTTGACTGCGGGGTCACCGCGGTGGACGAGGTCGCTCTCGCCCGGGAACTCGGCCTGGAGATCCTGGTCACCGACCACCACCAGGCCGAGACGGGGCAGCTTCCCGACTGTCCGATCCTTCACCCGGAGCTCTCCGGCTATCCCTTCCCCTCGCTCTGCGGGGCCGCGGTGGCGGCAAAGCTCGGATCCTGGCTGCGAAGCGAGGCGGGCGAGGGCGCCGCCGGGGACGAAAAGGACCTTGACCTGGTTGCGCTGGCGACGGTCGCCGACGTGATGCCTCTGATTGGGGAGAACCGGCGTCTGGTCCGTGAGGGAATCGAGGTGGCGCGAAGGGCACGGCGACCGGGGATGGCGGCCCTGCTCGAGGAGTGCCGGGTGGCCGCCGGGCAACTCGTCGCCGAAGACTTCGGATTCCGGCTCGGCCCCAGGATCAACGCGGCCGGGCGCATGTACCGGGCCGACGCCGGAGTGGAGCTTTTCCTCTCCGAGTCACCGGAGCGGGCGAGTGAGATCGCCCGGGAGCTGAGCTCAGCCAACGCCGAACGGCGAAGGGTTGAGCGCGAGGTGCTGGCCGCTGCGGAAGAGAAACTGGACGGTCTGGACGAATCGGACGCCGCGATCGTGGTTGCTTCAGAGGGGTGGCATCCCGGCGTGGTCGGGATCGTCGCGTCGCGCCTGGTCCGAAAGTACGGCCGTCCGTCGGTCGTGATCTCACTCGACGGTGAACGGGGCCGGGGGTCGGCCCGCAGCGTCCCGGATCTCGATCTTCACGCCTGTCTGGGGGAGGTTTCGGATCAGCTCCTGGGATTTGGAGGACACGCCGCAGCGGCCGGCCTGCAGATCGAGACCGCCCGGATCGAGACCTTCCGGCAGGCGCTCGGTGCGACAGTGCAGGCCCGGATCGGGACCGGCACCGCAGCGGTCCGCCCGCGATTCGATGTGGTCGCTGGTGGCGAAGAACTCGGGCTCGATCTGGCCGAGGAGCTCACGAAGCTTGGCCCTTTCGGAAACGGAAATCCGTCCGTCTCGATTCTGATCCCGGGAGCACTGGTGGTCGATGAACGCGAGATGGGGGAGGGCAGGCACTGCCGGTTCACCGTGGTCTCCGGGGCGAACCGGGCTGCCGGGGTGAGCTTCGGGCGGGGTTCGCTCGGGGTGGGAGAAGGGGAACGGGTTGACCTGCTGGCCGAGCTGGGCCTGAACCACTGGAACGGGGCGGTCCAACCACGGCTCGTGGTGCGGGAGGTGGCGGCGCTCCCGGAGGCCGAGCCGCTGCCTGGCTGTGAGGAGCAGGAGTGGTGGACCCGCTTCGAGGCGGCGCTGGCCGTAACCGGTGCCGATGACGTCCCGGATCCCCCCACGGAAGGCACTGGCCGTGAGCCGGAGGCGGAGAGTCGAACCAGGATCGAGTGGTCCGGGCTGCCGGGCGTTCGAATCGGCGAGCTGATCGGGTCGGGCGCCCGGGTGGCCATTCTGACCGCGGATGCCGGCCGGAGGTGGAAGGCCCTCGGCGGCCGGGGCGGGCTGGGTCGGTTCAGGCCGGAGGCCGAGATTGCCGGTCTGTGGGAGGGGAGTCCGGCGGCAGCCTTCGAGCCGGCACTTGGCCGGGCGACGGTGCTGGTCAGCGACTACGTGACGACCGCCAGAGCCGGTCTGCCGGACCGTTTCGACGAGGTCGTCCTGTTGGACCCGCCGCCCGGACCGGCCGAGTTGGCCGAAGCCGCCCGAGGGTCCGGACGGCTCCACCTGGTCGCCGGAGCCGACGAGCACGAGTTTGCGCTCGCGGCAGCATCGCATCGGGGTGATCCGACCGCGGATCTTCGCGATCTCTATCGGGAACTCCGGTCCCGCGGGGCGGTTGACGATGGGGCCGGACTCTCCGCCGGGGATCTCCGGGAGGTTCTCGGCGGGACCGGGGAGAACCGGCGATCCCCGGAGCGGGCGGCGCTGCTGGTTCGGGTGTTGGAGGAGAGCGATCTGCTGCGAGGATCAGGCCACGGTGTCGATCGGGTGCTCGGGGTCGTATCCTCGGTGAAGGTGGAGTTGTCCACATCGACCGTTTTCGGTCGGCACCTCGACCGGCACAAGGAGCAGATCGAATTTCTCAGACAGTCACAGAAGATGATCTGA
- a CDS encoding bifunctional (p)ppGpp synthetase/guanosine-3',5'-bis(diphosphate) 3'-pyrophosphohydrolase, whose amino-acid sequence MIDSFESDRAGESPAGISPIDRDRVVTAFLFACHHHADQKRQSGDQFIAHPVGVTRICVGMGLDTDTLCAALLHDTVEDTSASLEEIEAEFGSDVALLVDGVTKLTGITFESRDEHQAENYRKMMVAMARDVRVILIKLADRLHNMRTLSSLPKQKQIAKSRETLEIYAPLAHRLGIHKIKWELEDLAFATLHPRKYAEIKQLVAQQRTEREAFVAEAGGFLTEELDKVGIEAEISGRAKHFYSIYTKMTKKNREFNEIFDLTAMRVVVGSVKDCYGAIGVIHSLWKPLPGRFKDYVAMPKANMYQALHTTVVGPEGKPLEIQIRTAEMHRLAEFGIAAHVAYKEGGKSGSRERMTWLRQLVESESEQGPAEFLKSLKQDLFEDEVFVFTPKGEVMNLSAGSTPLDFAYTIHTDVGHRCVGAKVNGSIVPLHYQLRSGDIVEVLTANQERGPSRDWLKLVRTSRARNKIRAWFREESREDAEKDGREALSEALKKRDLPPQKFAGSPMLADVMREMGFRKAEEFYVAIGQGKIPAKTAANKLIQRLRAGEIMEPEPVKAGGLHKQARPIREASEFGIAVEGVDNVALRLAKCCRPVPGDEIVGYVSLGRGITIHQASCRNVSSLKRNPDRMVEVSWEGENEATFRVEIQIDAYDRTRLLEEISRTFAEVGVNIINATCTTSPPMVCNRFVIEVGDTGQLKQCINRMRHVESVFDVYRVTPTGS is encoded by the coding sequence GTGATCGACAGCTTCGAGTCCGACCGGGCAGGAGAGAGTCCGGCCGGGATCTCCCCGATCGATCGGGATCGGGTTGTAACGGCCTTCCTGTTCGCCTGTCACCATCACGCCGACCAGAAGCGCCAGTCCGGCGACCAGTTCATCGCCCATCCGGTGGGAGTCACCCGGATCTGCGTCGGAATGGGACTCGACACGGACACGCTGTGTGCGGCCCTGCTTCACGACACGGTGGAGGACACCTCGGCCAGTCTGGAGGAGATCGAGGCCGAGTTTGGCTCCGATGTCGCACTGCTGGTCGACGGCGTCACCAAACTCACCGGCATCACCTTCGAGAGCCGGGATGAACACCAGGCCGAGAACTACCGCAAGATGATGGTGGCGATGGCTCGCGACGTGCGGGTGATCCTGATCAAGCTCGCGGACCGCCTCCACAACATGCGGACCCTGAGTTCCCTGCCCAAGCAGAAGCAGATCGCCAAGTCACGCGAAACGCTTGAGATCTACGCGCCGCTGGCGCACCGGCTGGGGATTCACAAGATCAAGTGGGAGCTCGAAGATCTGGCGTTCGCGACCCTTCATCCGCGCAAGTACGCCGAGATCAAGCAGCTGGTCGCCCAGCAGCGAACCGAGCGCGAGGCCTTCGTGGCCGAAGCCGGCGGCTTTCTCACCGAGGAACTCGACAAGGTCGGGATCGAGGCGGAGATCTCCGGTCGGGCGAAGCACTTCTACTCGATCTACACCAAGATGACCAAGAAGAACCGCGAGTTCAACGAGATCTTCGATCTCACCGCGATGCGGGTCGTGGTCGGTTCAGTCAAGGACTGCTACGGCGCGATCGGGGTGATTCATTCCCTCTGGAAGCCGCTGCCGGGCCGGTTCAAGGACTACGTGGCGATGCCCAAGGCCAACATGTACCAGGCCCTGCACACAACCGTGGTCGGTCCCGAGGGCAAGCCACTCGAGATTCAGATTCGAACCGCCGAGATGCACCGTCTGGCGGAGTTCGGGATCGCTGCTCACGTGGCCTACAAGGAAGGTGGCAAGAGCGGTTCCCGGGAACGCATGACCTGGCTTCGGCAGCTGGTCGAGTCCGAGTCGGAACAGGGTCCGGCCGAGTTCCTCAAGTCGCTGAAGCAGGATCTGTTCGAAGACGAAGTGTTCGTCTTCACACCGAAGGGCGAGGTGATGAATCTCTCGGCCGGATCGACCCCGCTCGACTTCGCGTACACGATCCACACCGACGTCGGCCACCGCTGCGTCGGGGCAAAGGTAAACGGCAGCATCGTGCCGCTTCACTACCAGCTCAGGTCCGGGGACATCGTCGAGGTCCTGACGGCCAATCAGGAGCGGGGGCCGTCCCGGGACTGGCTGAAGCTGGTGCGAACGAGCCGGGCCCGGAACAAGATTCGCGCCTGGTTCCGGGAGGAGAGCCGGGAGGATGCCGAAAAGGACGGGCGTGAAGCCCTCTCCGAAGCCCTGAAGAAACGGGATCTGCCACCCCAGAAGTTCGCCGGGTCCCCGATGCTGGCCGACGTGATGCGGGAGATGGGGTTCCGCAAGGCGGAAGAGTTCTACGTGGCGATCGGCCAGGGCAAGATTCCGGCCAAGACCGCCGCCAACAAGCTGATCCAGCGGCTTCGGGCCGGCGAGATCATGGAGCCGGAACCGGTGAAGGCGGGTGGACTCCACAAGCAGGCGAGACCGATCCGGGAAGCGTCCGAGTTCGGGATCGCCGTCGAAGGAGTCGACAACGTGGCCCTGCGCCTCGCAAAGTGCTGTCGACCGGTGCCCGGGGACGAGATCGTCGGCTACGTGTCACTCGGCCGGGGCATCACCATCCACCAGGCTTCCTGTCGCAACGTTTCCAGCCTGAAACGGAACCCCGACCGGATGGTCGAGGTCTCCTGGGAGGGAGAGAACGAAGCGACGTTCCGGGTCGAGATCCAGATCGACGCCTACGACCGCACTCGCCTGCTGGAGGAGATCTCCCGCACCTTCGCCGAGGTCGGGGTGAACATCATCAATGCCACCTGCACGACCAGCCCGCCGATGGTCTGCAACCGTTTCGTGATCGAGGTCGGGGACACCGGACAGCTGAAGCAGTGCA